One region of Juglans regia cultivar Chandler chromosome 4, Walnut 2.0, whole genome shotgun sequence genomic DNA includes:
- the LOC109006357 gene encoding uncharacterized protein LOC109006357 isoform X2, with amino-acid sequence MVLNAMGYDDNDGKITFHKDMNRICFSPPNDPLLPRKLNAFQKFTKKLGGILFISRYRSTSVHHLGGCNASSDHLCGVCNPSGQVFDPEGPATVHAGLYVCDASLIPCSVGINPSLTIATAAEYVSKHLVRDVLMYKNNNDIEIPVKTDHQSPHSTPEKNTRGDWRSMVIFKETMRGYIGGMPSTAYLKMKMNSRDKKGPGEWKWGIRECHPLLRGKVGGYVEFKAIEKDKLHVLEGKINLCKVDCRTPYTQYMHYHLLLAASSGSRYVLEGKKILNPYLFALNAWSETTTLHVTFRKVIMNNSGEDEMNLKGEFHISMTELLKSLLSLEGNNRGRLIRLLLRTLLRTYIFQIPRGSHKDFTISDSCLKRYPSSTLHEIKTEDGFFISCRQWKCTRIPLTLEGPKQPKPVLLLNGHSTESYSLPTEPNDLVRTLLEEGHETWLLQPRLHPLNPSNYFTIEDIGRFDVPAAINKILELHGQHTTIHVVAHCVGGLAVHIALMGGHVSSAHIASLSCTNSSMFFKLNASSMFKMWLPLIPLSMVILGKNKILPLLETSKASRRHRLLQYIARWIPRCERCTCNECEKNMQGRFHC; translated from the exons ATGGTACTTAATGCAATGGGATATGATGACAACGATGGGAAAATTACGTTTCACAAGGACATGAATAGAATCTGCTTTAGTCCACCCAATGATCCTTTACTACCAAGAAAACTCAATGCCTTTCAAAAGTTCACTAAGAAATTAGGAGGAATCCTCTTCATATCAAGGTACCGAAGCACATCAGTTCATCATTTAGGTGGGTGCAATGCATCATCAGATCATTTATGTGGTGTTTGTAACCCCAGTGGTCAGGTTTTTGACCCAGAAGGTCCTGCCACAGTACATGCGGGTCTCTATGTCTGCGATGCTTCTTTAATCCCATGTTCTGTTGGCATAAATCCCTCTCTTACAATCGCAACTGCGGCTGAATACGTAAGCAAGCACCTTGTGAGGGATGTTCTCATGTACAAGAACAATAATGACATTGAAATTCCTGTTAAAACTGATCATCAAAGTCCTCATTCTACTCCCGAGAAGAATACAAGGGGTGATTGGAGATCAATGGTCATCTTTAAAGAGACCATGAGAGGTTATATTGGGGGTATGCCATCCACAgcttatttgaaaatgaaaatgaactcTCGAGATAAGAAGGGCCCGGGTGAGTGGAAATGGGGTATAAGAGAATGTCATCCTCTTCTAAGAGGGAAAGTTGGTGGATACGTGGAATTTAAAGCCATTGAGAAGGACAAGTTACATGTCTTAGAAGGGAAAATAAATCTGTGTAAAGTAGATTGCAGAACTCCTTACACTCAGTATATGCATTATCATCTTCTCCTAGCAGCTTCTTCTGGCTCAAG ATATGTTCTTGAGGGGAAGAAGATATTGAATCCTTATCTCTTTGCTTTAAATGCTTGGAGTGAGACAACAACATTGCATGTGACATTCAGGAAAGTTATTATGAACAATTCAGGGGAAGACGAGATGAATCTCAAAGGCGAGTTTCATATCTCCATGACAGAACTTTTGAAGAGCTTGTTAAGCCTCGAAGGAAACAATAGAGGAAGGCTCATACGCCTTTTATTACGTACTCTTCTAAGAACCTACATCTTCCAGATACCGAGAGGGAGTCACAAGGACTTCACCATATCAGATTCATGCCTTAAACGTTATCCAAGCAGCACCCTGCACGAAATAAAAACAG AAGATGGTTTTTTTATCAGTTGTAGGCAATGGAAGTGCACCCGAATCCCATTGACGCTAGAAGGACCAAAACAACCAAAACCAGTTCTCCTTCTTAATGGGCATTCTACTGAGAGTTATTCATTGCCTACAGAACCAAATGATTTAGTCAGAACTTTACTGGAAGAGGGGCATGAAACATGGCTACTGCAACCGAGGTTGCATCCTCTGAATCCTTCAAACTACTTCACGATTGAAGATATTGGAAGATTTGATGTTCCAGCTG CGATAAATAAGATCCTTGAACTACATGGGCAGCACACAACTATACATGTCGTTGCACATTGTGTTGGAGGCTTAGCCGTACATATAGCTTTAATGGGGGGGCATGTATCTTCGGCCCATATAGCCTCCCTGTCATGCACCAACTCTTCAATGTTCTTCAAGCTTAATGCTTCATCAATGTTTAAAATGTGGCTTCCTCTGATCCCG CTATCAATGGTTATACTAGGAAAGAACAAAATTCTGCCTTTGTTGGAAACATCAAAGGCCAGTAGGCGTCATCGGCTCCTGCAATATATTGCCCGATGGATACCACGGTGTGAAAGATGCACCTGCAACGAATGTGAG AAAAATATGCAAGGCCGGTTTCATTGTTGA
- the LOC108989574 gene encoding sorting nexin 1-like isoform X3 gives MITTRSISGSSQSPRSPSSQPYLSVSVTDPVKLGNGVQAYISYRVITKTNLPEYQGPEKIVIRRYSDFVWLHDHLFEKYKGIFIPPLPEKSAVEKFRFSSEFIEMRCQALDTFVNRIASHHELQQSEDLRTFLQADEETMERLMSQETGIFKRKPADLMQIFKDVQSRVSDVVLGKEKPVEESNPEYEKLKHYIFELENHLAEAQKHAYRLVKRHRELGQSLSDFGKAVKLLGACEGNSLGKVFSDLGTKSETLSDKLQKEAHQLLMNFEEPLKDYVRSVQSIKATIAERANAFRRQCELAETIKLKEINLNRLILIRSDKVGEAEFEYNQLKAESEEATRMFEKIMRLMNEEIVRFQEQKTLDMGIAFHEFAKGQARLANGIATAWRSLLPKLEACSSS, from the exons ATGATTACAACG AGGAGTATATCGGGGTCGTCGCAGAGCCCTAGATCCCCGTCTTCGCAACCGTACCTTTCGGTTTCGGTGACTGATCCTGTGAAATTGGGCAATGGCGTCCAAGCCTATATCTCCTACCGTGTCATCACTAAG acaAATTTACCTGAGTACCAAGGCCCAGAGAAGATTGTTATTCGACGCTACAGTGATTTTGTTTGGTTACACGATCATCTTTTTGAGAAGTATAAAGGAATTTTTATCCCTCCTCTTCCGGAGAAAAGTGCCGTAG AGAAGTTTCGATTCAGTTCGGAATTCATTGAAATGAGGTGTCAAGCTTTGGATACATTTGTTAATCGCATAGCTTCGCATCATGAGCTTCAGCAAAGTGAGGATCTGAGAACCTTCTTGCAGGCAGATGAAGAG ACAATGGAGAGGTTAATGTCCCAAGAGACTGGTATTTTTAAGAGGAAGCCAGCCGATTTGATGCAAATCTTCAAG GATGTTCAATCGAGAGTGAGCGATGTCGTTCTTGGGAAGGAAAAACCAGTGGAAGAGTCAAATCCTGAATACGAGAAGCTAAAGCACTACATCTTTGAGCTTGAGAACCACTTGGCTGAAGCTCAGAAGCATGCATATCGTCTTGTGAAAAGGCATAGAG AGTTGGGGCAATCTTTGTCAGACTTTGGGAAGGCTGTGAAACTTCTTGGTGCTTGTGAAGGAAATTCCCTAGGAAAGGTTTTTTCTGACCTTGGGACAAAATCAGAGACATTGTCAGATAAGCTGCAAAAGGAG GCACACCAACTCTTGATGAACTTTGAAGAGCCCTTGAAAGATTATGTACGCTCCGTGCAATCGATTAAG GCTACTATAGCAGAGAGGGCCAATGCATTTAGGCGACAATGTGAACTTGCTGAAacaataaagttaaaagagatTAATCT TAACAGACTCATACTTATACGTTCTGATAAGGTGGGAGAAGCAGAATTTGAGTATAACCAG CTGAAGGCAGAGAGTGAGGAAGCAACAAGaatgtttgagaaaattatgcGACTGATGAACGAAGAGATTGTGCGTTTTCAGGAACAAAAAACTTTAGATATGGGGATTGCTTTTCACGAATTTGCAAAAGGACAGGCGCGCCTGGCAAATGGTATTGCAACTGCTTGGCGAAGTCTTCTTCCTAAACTTGAAGCTTGTTCCTCCTCTTGA
- the LOC108989573 gene encoding cholesterol oxidase-like isoform X1 has translation MKEQAEFARRLGDGEEDGYDAVVVGSGYGGSVAACRMSMAGIKACLIEKGRRWKAHDFPTDSWKIMSAVRMENHNLGVSFGPKDALFQVHEQNDSLAVVACGIGGGSLVNAGVMVPTPVRARRNTKWPKEWERDWDICEASAAAMLGIQRVPVKFPAAKVLGELTDGEIEKSFETSMKLSVNFALEEPVSNSMKSQKMGRCLACGNCLAGCPYNAKSSTDKNYLLSAIQAGCDVTTECQVHYVVKNPYENFQECRISRKRRRWHVYLNEIDYITADFVVLSAGVFGTTEILFQSQMRGLKLSDSLGSGFSCNGNTVAYLAGSPAPLSSYGLNRKQLSKIPFQERPRAIHLFILHIFIGLHNPGCCTSNSISLLVV, from the exons atgaaggaacaAGCAGAGTTTGCAAGAAGGCTTGgtgatggagaagaagatggtTATGATGCTGTTGTTGTGGGGTCTGGATATGGTGGTTCTGTTGCTGCTTGTCGCATGTCAATGGCCGGCATAAAGGCATGTTTAATTGAAAAAGGGCGGAGATGGAAAGCTCATGATTTTCCAACAGACAGCTGGAAGATCATGTCTGCTGTAAGGATGGAGAACCATAACTTAGGTGTCAGCTTTGGCCCAAAAGATGCTCTATTCCAG GTACATGAACAAAATGATTCTCTAGCAGTGGTGGCCTGTGGGATTGGTGGAGGTTCACTTGTGAATGCAGGAGTTATGGTGCCAACCCCAGTTCGTGCTAGAAGAAATACAAAGTGGCCAAAAGAATGGGAAAGGGATTGGGATATTTGTGAAGCTTCTGCTGCAGCCATGCTGGGAATACAAAGAGTTCCTGTCAAGTTCCCTGCTGCGAAAGTCTTGGGAGAATTAACTGATGGAGAGATTGAAAAAAGTTTTGAGACTTCAATGAAGTTAAGCGTGAATTTTGCTCTTGAAGAACCAGTGTCCAATTCAATGAAGTCTCAAAAAATGGGTCGCTGCTTAGCCTGTGGAAACTGTCTTGCTGGGTGTCCTTATAATGCCAAAAGTTCTACTGACAAAAATTATCTACTTTCAGCAATCCAG GCAGGATGTGATGTGACAACAGAATGTCAGGTTCACTACGTGGTTAAAAACCCATATGAAAATTTCCAAGAATGCAGAATTagcagaaagagaagaagatggCATGTTTACTTGAATGAGATTGACTATATAACTGCTGATTTTGTAGTCCTCTCAG CGGGAGTTTTCGGCACAACTGAGATACTTTTCCAGTCACAAATGAGAGGATTGAAACTGTCAGATTCACTTGGGTCCGGATTCAGCTGTAATGGAAATACTGTGGCCTATCTTGCTGGAAGCCCTGCACCGTTGAGTTCATATGGATTAAACAGAAAGCAACTCTCGAAGATACCTTTTCAAGAACGGCCCAGGGCCATCCATCTCTTCATCTTACACATATTCATCGGGCTTCACAATCCAG GGTGCTGTACTTCCAACAGCATATCCTTACTTGTTGTTTAA
- the LOC108989574 gene encoding sorting nexin 1-like isoform X2, whose protein sequence is MEQQRSISGSSQSPRSPSSQPYLSVSVTDPVKLGNGVQAYISYRVITKTNLPEYQGPEKIVIRRYSDFVWLHDHLFEKYKGIFIPPLPEKSAVEKFRFSSEFIEMRCQALDTFVNRIASHHELQQSEDLRTFLQADEETMERLMSQETGIFKRKPADLMQIFKDVQSRVSDVVLGKEKPVEESNPEYEKLKHYIFELENHLAEAQKHAYRLVKRHRELGQSLSDFGKAVKLLGACEGNSLGKVFSDLGTKSETLSDKLQKEAHQLLMNFEEPLKDYVRSVQSIKATIAERANAFRRQCELAETIKLKEINLNRLILIRSDKVGEAEFEYNQLKAESEEATRMFEKIMRLMNEEIVRFQEQKTLDMGIAFHEFAKGQARLANGIATAWRSLLPKLEACSSS, encoded by the exons ATGGAGCAGCAGAGGAGTATATCGGGGTCGTCGCAGAGCCCTAGATCCCCGTCTTCGCAACCGTACCTTTCGGTTTCGGTGACTGATCCTGTGAAATTGGGCAATGGCGTCCAAGCCTATATCTCCTACCGTGTCATCACTAAG acaAATTTACCTGAGTACCAAGGCCCAGAGAAGATTGTTATTCGACGCTACAGTGATTTTGTTTGGTTACACGATCATCTTTTTGAGAAGTATAAAGGAATTTTTATCCCTCCTCTTCCGGAGAAAAGTGCCGTAG AGAAGTTTCGATTCAGTTCGGAATTCATTGAAATGAGGTGTCAAGCTTTGGATACATTTGTTAATCGCATAGCTTCGCATCATGAGCTTCAGCAAAGTGAGGATCTGAGAACCTTCTTGCAGGCAGATGAAGAG ACAATGGAGAGGTTAATGTCCCAAGAGACTGGTATTTTTAAGAGGAAGCCAGCCGATTTGATGCAAATCTTCAAG GATGTTCAATCGAGAGTGAGCGATGTCGTTCTTGGGAAGGAAAAACCAGTGGAAGAGTCAAATCCTGAATACGAGAAGCTAAAGCACTACATCTTTGAGCTTGAGAACCACTTGGCTGAAGCTCAGAAGCATGCATATCGTCTTGTGAAAAGGCATAGAG AGTTGGGGCAATCTTTGTCAGACTTTGGGAAGGCTGTGAAACTTCTTGGTGCTTGTGAAGGAAATTCCCTAGGAAAGGTTTTTTCTGACCTTGGGACAAAATCAGAGACATTGTCAGATAAGCTGCAAAAGGAG GCACACCAACTCTTGATGAACTTTGAAGAGCCCTTGAAAGATTATGTACGCTCCGTGCAATCGATTAAG GCTACTATAGCAGAGAGGGCCAATGCATTTAGGCGACAATGTGAACTTGCTGAAacaataaagttaaaagagatTAATCT TAACAGACTCATACTTATACGTTCTGATAAGGTGGGAGAAGCAGAATTTGAGTATAACCAG CTGAAGGCAGAGAGTGAGGAAGCAACAAGaatgtttgagaaaattatgcGACTGATGAACGAAGAGATTGTGCGTTTTCAGGAACAAAAAACTTTAGATATGGGGATTGCTTTTCACGAATTTGCAAAAGGACAGGCGCGCCTGGCAAATGGTATTGCAACTGCTTGGCGAAGTCTTCTTCCTAAACTTGAAGCTTGTTCCTCCTCTTGA
- the LOC109006357 gene encoding uncharacterized protein LOC109006357 isoform X1, whose amino-acid sequence MVLNAMGYDDNDGKITFHKDMNRICFSPPNDPLLPRKLNAFQKFTKKLGGILFISRYRSTSVHHLGGCNASSDHLCGVCNPSGQVFDPEGPATVHAGLYVCDASLIPCSVGINPSLTIATAAEYVSKHLVRDVLMYKNNNDIEIPVKTDHQSPHSTPEKNTRGDWRSMVIFKETMRGYIGGMPSTAYLKMKMNSRDKKGPGEWKWGIRECHPLLRGKVGGYVEFKAIEKDKLHVLEGKINLCKVDCRTPYTQYMHYHLLLAASSGSRYVLEGKKILNPYLFALNAWSETTTLHVTFRKVIMNNSGEDEMNLKGEFHISMTELLKSLLSLEGNNRGRLIRLLLRTLLRTYIFQIPRGSHKDFTISDSCLKRYPSSTLHEIKTEDGFFISCRQWKCTRIPLTLEGPKQPKPVLLLNGHSTESYSLPTEPNDLVRTLLEEGHETWLLQPRLHPLNPSNYFTIEDIGRFDVPAAINKILELHGQHTTIHVVAHCVGGLAVHIALMGGHVSSAHIASLSCTNSSMFFKLNASSMFKMWLPLIPLSMVILGKNKILPLLETSKASRRHRLLQYIARWIPRCERCTCNECEVFSGIFGNTFWHENISPSMHYWLHKESLTRLPMATFPHLRKICKAGFIVDNNGNNSYLIHPERMALPTLYISGGRSLLVTPETSFLAHKYMKLHQPAFRHERIVVEGFGHSDLLIGEESYEKVFPHILSHIRSSAEGGKNGETIAEGRKYGKESLEWENDPYEEYGGFRSWFPPLAVILLFLFFFFSLSCF is encoded by the exons ATGGTACTTAATGCAATGGGATATGATGACAACGATGGGAAAATTACGTTTCACAAGGACATGAATAGAATCTGCTTTAGTCCACCCAATGATCCTTTACTACCAAGAAAACTCAATGCCTTTCAAAAGTTCACTAAGAAATTAGGAGGAATCCTCTTCATATCAAGGTACCGAAGCACATCAGTTCATCATTTAGGTGGGTGCAATGCATCATCAGATCATTTATGTGGTGTTTGTAACCCCAGTGGTCAGGTTTTTGACCCAGAAGGTCCTGCCACAGTACATGCGGGTCTCTATGTCTGCGATGCTTCTTTAATCCCATGTTCTGTTGGCATAAATCCCTCTCTTACAATCGCAACTGCGGCTGAATACGTAAGCAAGCACCTTGTGAGGGATGTTCTCATGTACAAGAACAATAATGACATTGAAATTCCTGTTAAAACTGATCATCAAAGTCCTCATTCTACTCCCGAGAAGAATACAAGGGGTGATTGGAGATCAATGGTCATCTTTAAAGAGACCATGAGAGGTTATATTGGGGGTATGCCATCCACAgcttatttgaaaatgaaaatgaactcTCGAGATAAGAAGGGCCCGGGTGAGTGGAAATGGGGTATAAGAGAATGTCATCCTCTTCTAAGAGGGAAAGTTGGTGGATACGTGGAATTTAAAGCCATTGAGAAGGACAAGTTACATGTCTTAGAAGGGAAAATAAATCTGTGTAAAGTAGATTGCAGAACTCCTTACACTCAGTATATGCATTATCATCTTCTCCTAGCAGCTTCTTCTGGCTCAAG ATATGTTCTTGAGGGGAAGAAGATATTGAATCCTTATCTCTTTGCTTTAAATGCTTGGAGTGAGACAACAACATTGCATGTGACATTCAGGAAAGTTATTATGAACAATTCAGGGGAAGACGAGATGAATCTCAAAGGCGAGTTTCATATCTCCATGACAGAACTTTTGAAGAGCTTGTTAAGCCTCGAAGGAAACAATAGAGGAAGGCTCATACGCCTTTTATTACGTACTCTTCTAAGAACCTACATCTTCCAGATACCGAGAGGGAGTCACAAGGACTTCACCATATCAGATTCATGCCTTAAACGTTATCCAAGCAGCACCCTGCACGAAATAAAAACAG AAGATGGTTTTTTTATCAGTTGTAGGCAATGGAAGTGCACCCGAATCCCATTGACGCTAGAAGGACCAAAACAACCAAAACCAGTTCTCCTTCTTAATGGGCATTCTACTGAGAGTTATTCATTGCCTACAGAACCAAATGATTTAGTCAGAACTTTACTGGAAGAGGGGCATGAAACATGGCTACTGCAACCGAGGTTGCATCCTCTGAATCCTTCAAACTACTTCACGATTGAAGATATTGGAAGATTTGATGTTCCAGCTG CGATAAATAAGATCCTTGAACTACATGGGCAGCACACAACTATACATGTCGTTGCACATTGTGTTGGAGGCTTAGCCGTACATATAGCTTTAATGGGGGGGCATGTATCTTCGGCCCATATAGCCTCCCTGTCATGCACCAACTCTTCAATGTTCTTCAAGCTTAATGCTTCATCAATGTTTAAAATGTGGCTTCCTCTGATCCCG CTATCAATGGTTATACTAGGAAAGAACAAAATTCTGCCTTTGTTGGAAACATCAAAGGCCAGTAGGCGTCATCGGCTCCTGCAATATATTGCCCGATGGATACCACGGTGTGAAAGATGCACCTGCAACGAATGTGAGGTATTTTCTGGCATATTTGGAAACACATTCTGGCATGAAAACATAAGCCCCAGCATGCACTACTGGTTGCACAAAGAAAGTTTGACAAGGCTTCCCATGGCAACATTTCCCCATCTCAGAAAAATATGCAAGGCCGGTTTCATTGTTGATAATAATGGCAACAACTCGTATTTGATCCATCCTGAGAGAATGGCCCTTCCTACCCTTTATATTTCTGGAGGACGGAGTCTCCTTGTGACTCCAGAGACTTCATTTCTTGCTCACAAGTACATGAAGTTACACCAGCCTGCATTTAGACATGAAAGAATCGTTGTGGAGGGTTTTGGGCATTCCGACCTATTAATTGGAGAGGAGTCGTATGAGAAGGTTTTTCCTCACATTCTGTCTCATATAAGATCATCAGCTGAAGGAGGAAAAAATGGTGAAACCATTGCCGAGGGAAGGAAGTACGGTAAAGAGTCCTTGGAGTGGGAAAATGATCCATACGAAGAATATGGTGGATTTAGGAGTTGGTTTCCTCCTTTAGCTGTCATTTTGCTgtttctattcttctttttctcattgTCTTGTTTCTAG
- the LOC108989573 gene encoding cholesterol oxidase-like isoform X2 translates to MSMAGIKACLIEKGRRWKAHDFPTDSWKIMSAVRMENHNLGVSFGPKDALFQVHEQNDSLAVVACGIGGGSLVNAGVMVPTPVRARRNTKWPKEWERDWDICEASAAAMLGIQRVPVKFPAAKVLGELTDGEIEKSFETSMKLSVNFALEEPVSNSMKSQKMGRCLACGNCLAGCPYNAKSSTDKNYLLSAIQAGCDVTTECQVHYVVKNPYENFQECRISRKRRRWHVYLNEIDYITADFVVLSAGVFGTTEILFQSQMRGLKLSDSLGSGFSCNGNTVAYLAGSPAPLSSYGLNRKQLSKIPFQERPRAIHLFILHIFIGLHNPGCCTSNSISLLVV, encoded by the exons ATGTCAATGGCCGGCATAAAGGCATGTTTAATTGAAAAAGGGCGGAGATGGAAAGCTCATGATTTTCCAACAGACAGCTGGAAGATCATGTCTGCTGTAAGGATGGAGAACCATAACTTAGGTGTCAGCTTTGGCCCAAAAGATGCTCTATTCCAG GTACATGAACAAAATGATTCTCTAGCAGTGGTGGCCTGTGGGATTGGTGGAGGTTCACTTGTGAATGCAGGAGTTATGGTGCCAACCCCAGTTCGTGCTAGAAGAAATACAAAGTGGCCAAAAGAATGGGAAAGGGATTGGGATATTTGTGAAGCTTCTGCTGCAGCCATGCTGGGAATACAAAGAGTTCCTGTCAAGTTCCCTGCTGCGAAAGTCTTGGGAGAATTAACTGATGGAGAGATTGAAAAAAGTTTTGAGACTTCAATGAAGTTAAGCGTGAATTTTGCTCTTGAAGAACCAGTGTCCAATTCAATGAAGTCTCAAAAAATGGGTCGCTGCTTAGCCTGTGGAAACTGTCTTGCTGGGTGTCCTTATAATGCCAAAAGTTCTACTGACAAAAATTATCTACTTTCAGCAATCCAG GCAGGATGTGATGTGACAACAGAATGTCAGGTTCACTACGTGGTTAAAAACCCATATGAAAATTTCCAAGAATGCAGAATTagcagaaagagaagaagatggCATGTTTACTTGAATGAGATTGACTATATAACTGCTGATTTTGTAGTCCTCTCAG CGGGAGTTTTCGGCACAACTGAGATACTTTTCCAGTCACAAATGAGAGGATTGAAACTGTCAGATTCACTTGGGTCCGGATTCAGCTGTAATGGAAATACTGTGGCCTATCTTGCTGGAAGCCCTGCACCGTTGAGTTCATATGGATTAAACAGAAAGCAACTCTCGAAGATACCTTTTCAAGAACGGCCCAGGGCCATCCATCTCTTCATCTTACACATATTCATCGGGCTTCACAATCCAG GGTGCTGTACTTCCAACAGCATATCCTTACTTGTTGTTTAA
- the LOC108989574 gene encoding sorting nexin 1-like isoform X1 produces the protein MITTQRSISGSSQSPRSPSSQPYLSVSVTDPVKLGNGVQAYISYRVITKTNLPEYQGPEKIVIRRYSDFVWLHDHLFEKYKGIFIPPLPEKSAVEKFRFSSEFIEMRCQALDTFVNRIASHHELQQSEDLRTFLQADEETMERLMSQETGIFKRKPADLMQIFKDVQSRVSDVVLGKEKPVEESNPEYEKLKHYIFELENHLAEAQKHAYRLVKRHRELGQSLSDFGKAVKLLGACEGNSLGKVFSDLGTKSETLSDKLQKEAHQLLMNFEEPLKDYVRSVQSIKATIAERANAFRRQCELAETIKLKEINLNRLILIRSDKVGEAEFEYNQLKAESEEATRMFEKIMRLMNEEIVRFQEQKTLDMGIAFHEFAKGQARLANGIATAWRSLLPKLEACSSS, from the exons ATGATTACAACG CAGAGGAGTATATCGGGGTCGTCGCAGAGCCCTAGATCCCCGTCTTCGCAACCGTACCTTTCGGTTTCGGTGACTGATCCTGTGAAATTGGGCAATGGCGTCCAAGCCTATATCTCCTACCGTGTCATCACTAAG acaAATTTACCTGAGTACCAAGGCCCAGAGAAGATTGTTATTCGACGCTACAGTGATTTTGTTTGGTTACACGATCATCTTTTTGAGAAGTATAAAGGAATTTTTATCCCTCCTCTTCCGGAGAAAAGTGCCGTAG AGAAGTTTCGATTCAGTTCGGAATTCATTGAAATGAGGTGTCAAGCTTTGGATACATTTGTTAATCGCATAGCTTCGCATCATGAGCTTCAGCAAAGTGAGGATCTGAGAACCTTCTTGCAGGCAGATGAAGAG ACAATGGAGAGGTTAATGTCCCAAGAGACTGGTATTTTTAAGAGGAAGCCAGCCGATTTGATGCAAATCTTCAAG GATGTTCAATCGAGAGTGAGCGATGTCGTTCTTGGGAAGGAAAAACCAGTGGAAGAGTCAAATCCTGAATACGAGAAGCTAAAGCACTACATCTTTGAGCTTGAGAACCACTTGGCTGAAGCTCAGAAGCATGCATATCGTCTTGTGAAAAGGCATAGAG AGTTGGGGCAATCTTTGTCAGACTTTGGGAAGGCTGTGAAACTTCTTGGTGCTTGTGAAGGAAATTCCCTAGGAAAGGTTTTTTCTGACCTTGGGACAAAATCAGAGACATTGTCAGATAAGCTGCAAAAGGAG GCACACCAACTCTTGATGAACTTTGAAGAGCCCTTGAAAGATTATGTACGCTCCGTGCAATCGATTAAG GCTACTATAGCAGAGAGGGCCAATGCATTTAGGCGACAATGTGAACTTGCTGAAacaataaagttaaaagagatTAATCT TAACAGACTCATACTTATACGTTCTGATAAGGTGGGAGAAGCAGAATTTGAGTATAACCAG CTGAAGGCAGAGAGTGAGGAAGCAACAAGaatgtttgagaaaattatgcGACTGATGAACGAAGAGATTGTGCGTTTTCAGGAACAAAAAACTTTAGATATGGGGATTGCTTTTCACGAATTTGCAAAAGGACAGGCGCGCCTGGCAAATGGTATTGCAACTGCTTGGCGAAGTCTTCTTCCTAAACTTGAAGCTTGTTCCTCCTCTTGA